A window of Candidatus Dormiibacterota bacterium contains these coding sequences:
- a CDS encoding co-chaperone GroES, protein MKVKPLHDKILVKRIEPEEKVKGGIIIPDTAKEKPLEGKVVNVGTGRLDENGKRIPLEVKVGDRVLIGKYAGTEVKIDDIEHVIVREEDILGVIS, encoded by the coding sequence ATGAAGGTCAAACCTCTGCACGACAAGATCCTGGTGAAGCGGATCGAGCCCGAGGAGAAGGTCAAGGGCGGCATCATCATCCCGGACACGGCCAAGGAGAAGCCGCTCGAGGGCAAGGTCGTCAACGTGGGGACGGGCCGTCTCGACGAGAACGGCAAGCGGATCCCCCTCGAAGTGAAGGTCGGCGATCGGGTGCTCATCGGCAAGTACGCCGGTACCGAGGTCAAGATCGACGACATCGAGCACGTGATCGTCCGCGAGGAGGACATCCTCGGAGTCATCAGCTGA
- a CDS encoding S41 family peptidase: MRRKTILGGLAFVIAGGLAGGLLGGRAASVSERTGEQLATYTHLLGLLQARAAEPVEPRVAIEGSIRGMLRTMDPHSNYLDPDDYRHMLEEQSGSFSGLGIVISKPSNDKPLTVISPLEGTPAWNVGIRAGDVISQIEGVDTLDMTIDDALKRLKGPKGTKVSITVTRPGDTEVLHFTITRDDIPTNSIRQAFLIRPGVGYIKIENFTRTTDRELDERIRTLEKQGMTRLILDLRRNPGGLLEQAVRVADRFLKKDQMIVYTHGRISGADQEYRASGTGERLDQPLVVLVDKFSASASEIVAGAIQDHDRGLIVGETTWGKGLVQTVYPLSQDAALALTTARYYTPSGRLIQRDYNSLEDYLSHDESDEELIHLSKDIRRTDAGRTVYGGGGIHPDVVVADPTPPFVDQLERVRVFFDFAVDYNARHKGVQRTFEINPAVMQEFQEFLTGRKLKWTPADIESNSDRLKGEIKEAIFSALWGLEEAYKVHSESDLQLRKALDLFPQAENLAALADQKAAAER; the protein is encoded by the coding sequence GTGCGGCGGAAGACGATCCTCGGGGGGCTGGCTTTTGTGATCGCGGGCGGCCTCGCCGGGGGGCTGCTCGGCGGGCGCGCCGCATCGGTTTCCGAACGGACCGGGGAACAGCTCGCCACCTATACGCACCTGCTCGGACTCCTCCAGGCCCGGGCGGCGGAGCCGGTCGAGCCCCGCGTGGCGATCGAGGGTTCGATCCGCGGCATGCTCCGCACGATGGATCCTCATTCCAACTATCTGGACCCGGACGACTACAGGCACATGCTCGAGGAGCAGTCGGGCAGCTTTTCCGGTCTCGGAATCGTCATCTCGAAGCCCTCCAATGACAAGCCTCTCACCGTGATCTCCCCGCTCGAGGGGACGCCGGCGTGGAATGTCGGAATCAGGGCGGGAGACGTGATTTCGCAGATCGAAGGGGTGGACACGCTCGACATGACGATCGATGATGCTCTGAAGCGCCTGAAGGGGCCGAAGGGAACGAAGGTGTCGATCACGGTCACCCGGCCAGGCGACACCGAGGTCCTGCACTTCACGATCACGCGCGATGACATACCGACCAACAGCATCCGCCAGGCGTTCCTGATCCGTCCCGGCGTGGGGTACATCAAGATCGAGAACTTCACGCGCACCACGGACCGGGAGCTCGACGAACGCATCCGGACCCTCGAAAAGCAGGGGATGACGCGCCTCATCCTCGACCTGCGGCGCAATCCGGGCGGTCTTCTCGAGCAGGCGGTGCGGGTCGCGGATCGCTTCCTCAAGAAGGACCAGATGATCGTCTACACGCACGGACGGATCAGCGGCGCGGATCAGGAGTACCGCGCCTCGGGCACCGGCGAGCGTCTGGACCAGCCCCTCGTGGTCCTGGTGGACAAGTTCAGCGCCAGCGCCTCGGAGATCGTGGCCGGTGCCATCCAGGACCACGACCGCGGGCTCATCGTCGGGGAGACGACGTGGGGCAAGGGCCTCGTGCAGACGGTCTACCCCCTCAGCCAGGACGCCGCCCTGGCCCTGACCACCGCCCGCTACTACACGCCGAGCGGCCGCCTCATCCAGCGCGACTACAACTCGCTCGAGGACTACCTGTCCCACGACGAAAGCGACGAGGAGCTGATCCACCTCTCCAAGGACATCCGCCGGACCGACGCGGGCCGCACGGTGTACGGAGGGGGCGGGATCCACCCGGATGTCGTGGTCGCGGACCCGACCCCGCCCTTCGTGGACCAACTCGAGCGCGTGCGTGTCTTCTTCGATTTCGCCGTGGATTATAACGCCAGGCACAAGGGCGTCCAGCGGACCTTCGAGATCAACCCCGCCGTGATGCAGGAGTTCCAGGAGTTCCTGACCGGGCGAAAGCTCAAATGGACTCCCGCCGACATCGAGTCCAACTCCGATCGTCTCAAGGGGGAGATCAAGGAGGCTATCTTTTCGGCGCTCTGGGGCCTGGAAGAGGCCTACAAAGTGCACTCCGAGAGCGACCTCCAGCTGCGCAAGGCGCTCGATCTCTTCCCGCAGGCCGAGAACCTGGCCGCGCTCGCCGACCAGAAGGCCGCGGCCGAGCGCTAG
- the groEL gene encoding chaperonin GroEL — translation MPAKDIIYAEECRQAILRGVNKLAEAVKVTLGPRGRNVVLEKKFGSPTSTKDGVTVAKEIELEDPKENMGAQLVREVASKTSEVAGDGTTTATVLAQAIYREGVKAVTAGANPMDLKRGIEKAVEKAIEEIKKLSKPVSGKAIAQVGTISANNDETIGEIIAQAMEKVGKDGVITVEEAKGLETSLEIVEGMQFDRGYLSPYFVTDAERMECVLENPYILIHEKKISNMRDLLPLLEQVAKSGRPLLLIAEDVEGEALATLVVNKLRGTLQVCAVKAPGFGDRRKAMLEDLAILTGGKCITEDLGIKLENVKIEDLGQAKKITADK, via the coding sequence ATGCCAGCAAAAGACATCATTTATGCGGAGGAATGCCGTCAGGCGATTCTCCGCGGAGTCAACAAGCTCGCCGAGGCCGTCAAGGTGACGCTCGGGCCCCGCGGGCGGAACGTCGTGCTCGAGAAGAAGTTCGGCTCTCCGACCAGCACCAAGGACGGAGTGACCGTCGCGAAGGAGATCGAGCTCGAGGATCCGAAGGAGAACATGGGCGCCCAGCTCGTTCGTGAAGTCGCGAGCAAGACGTCCGAGGTCGCCGGGGATGGCACGACGACCGCCACCGTCCTGGCCCAGGCGATCTATCGCGAGGGGGTCAAGGCGGTCACCGCCGGCGCCAACCCCATGGACCTCAAGAGGGGGATCGAGAAGGCCGTCGAGAAGGCGATCGAGGAGATCAAGAAGCTCTCCAAGCCGGTCAGCGGCAAGGCGATCGCCCAGGTCGGCACGATTTCCGCCAACAACGACGAGACCATCGGCGAGATCATCGCCCAGGCGATGGAGAAGGTCGGCAAGGACGGCGTCATCACCGTGGAGGAGGCGAAGGGCCTCGAGACCTCCCTCGAGATCGTCGAGGGGATGCAGTTCGATCGCGGCTACCTGAGCCCCTATTTCGTCACCGACGCCGAGCGCATGGAGTGCGTGCTGGAGAACCCGTACATCCTGATCCACGAGAAGAAGATCTCCAACATGCGCGACCTGCTGCCTCTGCTCGAGCAGGTGGCGAAGAGCGGTCGTCCTCTCCTGCTGATCGCGGAGGACGTCGAGGGCGAGGCCCTGGCCACGCTCGTGGTCAACAAACTGCGCGGCACGCTCCAGGTCTGCGCGGTGAAGGCGCCCGGGTTCGGCGATCGCCGCAAGGCGATGCTCGAGGACCTCGCGATCCTCACCGGCGGCAAGTGCATCACCGAGGACCTCGGCATCAAGCTCGAGAACGTCAAGATCGAGGACCTCGGCCAGGCCAAGAAGATCACCGCCGACAAG
- the tatA gene encoding twin-arginine translocase TatA/TatE family subunit: MFGSIGGPELLVIFAIALLIFGPKKLSELGRTLGKGVAEFRKAATDLRDTLDAEVTRSDSAPPKEKTPADPADQQGAAAAIDAKTRDDRG, translated from the coding sequence ATGTTCGGCTCGATAGGCGGTCCCGAGTTACTCGTCATCTTCGCAATCGCCCTGCTGATCTTCGGACCGAAGAAGCTTTCGGAGCTTGGACGCACTCTCGGCAAGGGGGTCGCTGAATTCCGCAAGGCGGCCACCGATCTGCGGGACACCCTCGATGCCGAGGTCACGCGGTCCGATTCCGCGCCTCCCAAGGAGAAGACGCCGGCCGATCCCGCCGACCAGCAGGGGGCCGCCGCGGCCATCGATGCCAAGACGCGGGACGACCGGGGCTGA